Part of the Sinomonas atrocyanea genome is shown below.
GGTCGGACATGTACGCCCTGCTCTCCCTCGTGGAGGGGATCAAGGAGGAGCCCTTCGACGCCGCCGAGGCCGTGCCCCAGCAGCCCCTCCTGCTGGTCTCGGGCGAGAAAGACGAGCGCGTCGGCGCGCTCGAGGTCCTCGCAGAGCTCGCCCCGTCCGCCAGGACTGTGGTGGTCCCCGGGCGGAACCACGTCAACGTCGTGACGGCGCGCGCGTTCAAGCAGGCGGCCCTCGAGTTCCTCGCCGAGGCCTAGCACACCCGCCCCTGCCCTCCCTCCCCCTCCCCCCGTCTGGAAGTCACCTCCTGGAAGTCACCTTCTGAGGGTCAGCTCCTGAGAGTCACCTTCTGAAGGTCAGCTCCTGAGGGCCAACCCACGGGAGGTGACCTTCAGGAGCTGACCTTCAGATGAGCGGGGGCGGGGCGGGGCGGCGACGCCAGCGCCGGGGGTTGACGGCCCGCGTGTTCCGCGGCACACTGGATCGTATACGATGATCGTATACGATCCAGCTCCGGTTAAGTGGGCTGCCGACTCAAGGGAGAGGGACACGTGGAGCGAGCAGAACAGCGCGAACAGCTTCGCCAGGACACCATCACGGGCGCCGGCAAGGTGATCGCCGTCCACCTCAACTACCCCAGCCGCGCCGCCCAGCGCGGCCGCACCCCCTCTGTGCCCTCGTACTTCCTCAAGCCCGCGACCTCGCTGGCCCTCGACGGCGCCGAGCTGGCCCGGCCGCGCGGCGTCGAGCTCCTCACGGTCGAGGGCGAGGTGGCCCTCGTGATCGGGGCCCGCACCCGCAACGTCTCCCCCGCGGACGCCTGGGCGCACGTCGAATCCGTCACGGCCGCGAACGACGCCGGCCTCGCGGACCTGCGCTGGCCGGACAAGGGCTCGAACCTCCGCTCGAAGGGCGCCGACGGGATCGCCCCGATCGGTCCGGCCCTCCTGCCGGCCCAGGAACTCGACCCGGCCGGCCTGCGCGTGCGGATGTGGATCAACGGCAACCTCGTCCAGGACGACGCGACCGCGACCCTGCTGTTCCCGTTCGCACAGCTCATCGCCGACCTCTCGCGCCTCATGACCCTCGAGCCCGGCGACATCATCCTCACCGGCACCCCGGCCGGCGCCACGGTGGCCCGGCCCGGCGACGTGGTCGAGGTCGAGGTCGACGGCGTGGCGTCCGACGGCGCCACCCTCACCACCGGGCGGCTCACCAACACGGTGGTCGACTCGGGCCTCGTCCTCGAGCCGTACGGCGCCCTCCCGAAGCTCACCGACGCCGACCGCATCGACGCCTGGGGCTCGGCCGAGGCCGCCGGGCTCGCAGCGGCGCACGGCGAGGGGCACGACGGCGGGCCGACGGCGGGCGCCGGCCACGCGGCGTCGTCCGCTCCCTCGCCCGAGGCGGACACCCGGCCTGCGAGCGTCCTGACGCCCGAGCTCACCGAGAAGCTGCGCTCGGTCGGGACCGCGACGCTGAGCGTGCAACTGCGCAAGCGCGGAATGCAGAACTGCCACATCGAGGGCCTCACCCCGACGCACCCCGGCGCCAAGGTCGTGGGGACGGCCCGCACCCTGCGCTACATCCCGGCCCGCGAGGACCTCTTCAAGGAGTTCGGCGGCGGGTACAACGCGCAGAAGCGCGCCGTGGACTCGCTGCGGCCCGGGGACATCCTCGTGATGGACGCGCGCGGCGAGAAGGGCACGGGCACGCTCGGGGACGTCCTCGCGCTGCGCGCCCAGGTCCTCGGCGCCGAGGCCGTCATCACCGACGGCGGCATCCGCGACTTCGGTCCCGTCTCGGCGATGGAGATCCCCGCGTGGGGCGCGAACGCGCACCCGGCCGTCCTCGGGCGCCGGCACGTGCCGTGGAGCGTCGACGACACGGTCGCGTGCGGCGGCGCCGCCGTGGTCCCGGGCGACGTGATCGTGGGCGACGAGGACGGCCTCGTGGTCATCCCGCCCGCGCTCGTGGCCGAGGTCGCCGAGGACGCCGTGGTCCAGGAGCGCATGGAGGCCTGGG
Proteins encoded:
- a CDS encoding fumarylacetoacetate hydrolase family protein, yielding MERAEQREQLRQDTITGAGKVIAVHLNYPSRAAQRGRTPSVPSYFLKPATSLALDGAELARPRGVELLTVEGEVALVIGARTRNVSPADAWAHVESVTAANDAGLADLRWPDKGSNLRSKGADGIAPIGPALLPAQELDPAGLRVRMWINGNLVQDDATATLLFPFAQLIADLSRLMTLEPGDIILTGTPAGATVARPGDVVEVEVDGVASDGATLTTGRLTNTVVDSGLVLEPYGALPKLTDADRIDAWGSAEAAGLAAAHGEGHDGGPTAGAGHAASSAPSPEADTRPASVLTPELTEKLRSVGTATLSVQLRKRGMQNCHIEGLTPTHPGAKVVGTARTLRYIPAREDLFKEFGGGYNAQKRAVDSLRPGDILVMDARGEKGTGTLGDVLALRAQVLGAEAVITDGGIRDFGPVSAMEIPAWGANAHPAVLGRRHVPWSVDDTVACGGAAVVPGDVIVGDEDGLVVIPPALVAEVAEDAVVQERMEAWVADRVAEGHPVDGLFPMNAEWKAKYEAYLAEQQGSGDKP